The sequence below is a genomic window from Anopheles cruzii chromosome 3, idAnoCruzAS_RS32_06, whole genome shotgun sequence.
GAGCGCGACTACATTCTGCCCGATAAGGCACCGCCACAAACGGCGGGTTCCCGGAAGGATGGTGGCGCGGCCACTGAGGAGAAAAGGAAGCCCAAAAGCAAAGCCGCATACGCCGGCGGGTTGGTGCTGGATCCGATCAAGGGTTTCTATGACAAGTtcgtgctgctgatggacTTTAACTCGCTGTACCCGAGCATCATCCAGGAGTACAACATCTGCTTCACCACCGTCCTTCCGCCGGCGGTCAGTGGAGAAGGCGGTGGGGACGAAGAACTCGCCGAGCCGACCATCCTGGCGACGACGGAGATCGGCATTTTGCCGCGTCAGATCCGCAAACTGGTCGAAAGCCGCCGGGCTGTGAAGCAGCTGATGAAGGCGCCCGATCTGTCACCGGAGCAGGCCATGCAGTACCACATCCGCCAGATGGCCCTCAAGCTGACGGCAAACTCGCTGTACGGGTGCCTCGGGTACACGCGGTCCCGTTTCTACGCCCAGCATCTGGCCTCGCTGATCACGCAGAAGGGCCGCGAGATTCTGCTCAACACGAAGTCGATCGTCGAGCGAATGAACTATCAGGTGATCTACGGCGACACGGATAGTATCATGATCAACACGAACATCACCGACTACGAGCAGGTGTTCCGGATCGGGGCCGGCATCAAGCAGCACGTCAACAAGACGTACCGTTGCCTGGAGCTCGACGTGGACGGGATCTACAAatatctgctgctgttgaagaagaaaaagtacgCCGCTGTGACGATAAGCAAGAAACCGGGCGACACGGGGGGAGACTACGTGTGCAGCCAGGAACTGAAGGGGTTGGACATTGTGCGTCGCGACTGGTCACGGATCGCCGTGATGGCGGGCAAGATGATCCTCGGCCAGATACTGTCCGATGCGCCGATGgacgatcggatcggtaaCATTCACGTGCAGCTCGAGAAGCTGAAGGACGATCTGCAGGCCGGCACGTTGTCGTTGCAGCTCCTCGAGATCACCAAGCAGCTTACGCGCCCCCTGAGCGAGTATGCCGATGGGGGCCAGTTACCGCACGTCCAGGTGGCAAAGCGCATGAACCGGCAGCGTAATCGCAACTACAAACGGGGCGACATGGTCAACTACATCATCTGCCAGGATGGTACGTCGGCCGCGGCTATGAAGCGTGCGTACCACATCGACGAGGTGCGTGATCCGGCCAACGCAGAAAAGCTGCAGGTCGATGTGGAGTACTATCTGGCGCAACAGATCCACCCGGTCGTGTTCCGTATCTGTGAACCGCTCGAGGGCACGGACGCGTGCCGACTGGCGATTTGCCTAGGGCTCGATCCGGCCAAGTATCGAACGCTGATGAGAGCGAGTGGGGGGCAAGACGGCGATGGTATGCACGGTGGAGAGCATGGAGAAAGTCTCATcaaaacggccaccgaacggtATCGGTTGTGCCATCGATTCGAGTTCACGTGCGTCGCGTGTCGCACCAAGAATACGGTGGCAAGTGCATTCCGGCCGTcatcggtcgccggtcgccaccggtcggtgttTGAGCGGTGCGCCAACGAGGACGGAGGATGCACGGTGCTTCCGCTACAGTATCTTCCCGCAATCGTGAATGAACTGACACTGGCCATCCGGAGCGACATCAAGCGGTTCTACGCGCGCTGGATGGTGTGCGACAATCCGATCTGCAACCGCAACACGCGCCAGTTCGCGCACGTGGCCAGCAAGAACAATCCCTACTGTTTGCACTGCCAGCGCGGTCTGCTGGTGCTCCAGTACTCCGAGACGGATCTGTACAAGCAGTTGTCCTACTATCACTACATGTTCGATCTGGACCAGTACAGCCCGAAAAGTGCGTCCCCAGCCACCGGCTGAATGAGGTATTTGATgtatttcaatgtttttttttcttacttttcAGTGACAAAAGGGCTGGCCCCGGATGTACGGAACATGTACACGGCACTCAAAGAAACCGTCGAACGGTTTCAGCAGCGCTCGAAGTATGGTGTCGTCAATCTGGCCGCCTTCTACATGGACTACGCAGTGCCGGCACCGGTGCGAAACCAAGGGCCACCGTCAGCTCGTCTGCTGTATCCGGTGCGCGAGTTTACCGCCAATCTGGTCAAACGGATGGAAGCGGTAGACATGTCGGCGTTGGTTAAGAGCGAAAACACAGACCGCAAGGTATCGCTAATGAATGAAAAGTTTATCCAATGGAAACTTTACCTCAATTGACTACTATGAGAAGTTTTTACGACAAAGAGAATTAATTGTAAGGTGTTTTGGCAATAAAAACGGTTGAAGCCATTGTCCTCGATCTTGAGCCATACGAAAAATGAATCTCTCCGTTTAATTAGTTAGTTTTTGGCGAGATGCACTGTAAGTTAGGccgaccgacgccgacgacctGACAAATTGGAGGTAGTTGAATCGAGCTGTGGTTAAAAGAAATGGCGCGTCCAACTTTCCTGTTTAAGAACGCATTTCGAAAATTACCAACCAGCACACCTTTACAAGCAGCAATATATAATTGTTGTGCcattaatgtttaaaattgtcatgtttgtgaaacaaaatgCTTTgtaaaattaacaaacaatgAATGACTCCTTTTGAGGCTCGTTTTTTGCGTTCTTCGAATTTCTACGGAACACAGGAGCCTTTGCATCGTCAACTTGTGTAGTTTTCGAGTTACCAAcgatttttatgaaaaacattgAAGAATATTTCTTCTAAAAACCGATTCTTACGGATAAGAAATTATTTAATATTCCTGAATTAGTATTTGTTCTTTGGCGTTTCGAAAACAGGTTAAAAGTGAGATCTTTCAAACGGTTGAACCGTCAATCCGATTTATTGGTCACTAATAGAAACTAGATAATTTAGCCTTGAGATACTTCAGCATATCATCACGGGAGTAAACTGGCCATTCGTACCACGGTATTTCGATTACTTCGTAGCCCAGCGTTCGAAGCTGCTTGAGCTTCATTGCGTAGCCTCCGGTTCTTCGCTTCACATCGCGCACGTAACAGTTCCACgatccgacgacgatcgctACCAGACGGATGTTACTGTCCCCATGGCGATCCTTCAGCACCATCTCCCGTGTCATGATTTCGTGGCTGATTTCGATGTCACCCAAATCCAGCACCCGTCTCGCCTGGGAGTCCCAACAGAAAAGAATGTCCGGTCGTTGAAAGTGAGGCAGAAGGTGCATGATGCGACAGTGTGGCCGGAGCTCGCAAAACGTGCGCTGAATGTCTAGCAACATTCGGTCGGACTTTGTCAACCGATACTTGGGATTCGGCAGGTAGTCTTGCGTTAGTTTGCACACGATCTTGAACGCACCCGCCGGAAAGCGATTCCCACCGTACTGGGCGCGCAAACTGATGGCCACAAATGCATCCAGCGAGACGGCTTCCCGACCGGCGCCcggaatgtttttattgtagGCGAGTCTCAGGAATTGCTTTTCGAAGGCAGCGGAAATGTAGTCCATGTTGTAGACGTTTCGTAGCGTTAAGAAGTGCAACAGGGCGATGTAGCAACGGGGATAGGTGACGACTTCTGCGATACGGTCCGGCAACTGCTCCAGTATCCCGCGGCACAGCAAGGTATCTTCCTTTGTGGCGAAGGCCGTATTATTGTGAGCCAACACGAACGCTATACGTTCCATGTCTTTTAAGCGTAGGCTCGGTAAGTTGTCGTTAAATTTATCTACTACCATTTGCAAGCTAGCATTATGGCACACGTGAATGTCAGTTCCGAGCAGTGCCACGTGCAAGCAGGCCAACGTGGATAGACGGGGAATTTGGGGCACCAGCGCCGTTAGCAGCGCTTCCATGGAAGCTACATTGGGAATGCGAGACGAATAGCGGAGCAGTTTCAAAATCGCCGTCAACGGTATGTCCTCGACCCGGGCCACGTTTCGTATCGTTAGATCGTAGATCTTTTCCAACAGCTCCGGCCCGCGGatcggggtttcggttttgaaAAATCCCATACACAGTACCGCCACGTCGTCGATGCTGAACGCGTCAAAGTTTTGCCCAAAGTTTATTTCGATGTCCATCATGTTCTCCATCGGAACGCGGGTAAGGTTGATGTAGAACACCGTTTTGACCAGCGTTTCTGGGGGCAACTTACGTAAACGGTTGCTTATTTTCCACAGTGCCTTATTTACATACTTGCCCTGCTTGGTCAGCCGCAACGGGTACCATAGGTCGGCGAATTGAAGCAACTTGTCCGTGTCCCATTCCGCGATTCGCGCAAAGCACTGGCTGTCCAGTGATGTCCAAAGATTGAGGTAATTAGTGTCGTAGATAGATTTTATGTCCTCTAGCCTGCTGAGTAGCTCCACGGCTTGCGCTAGCTGGTCATCGGTAAAGTCCGGTACACCGTTGACGAATGCTTTGACGAAGTCAGCAAATCTCTCGTCGTCCACCGGAGCATAGTCCCGATTGACGAGTGTCACGAAGCAGCCGAGCAATTTTAAGAAATGTTCCGGACCGGGATTATCGAGCATCGAGTTCTGCACGAAGCCGGCCATATCCACCGCTGACTCGTCGCATATTTCACACTGGCGCTCGCCTCGCTGGTGCAGCACGGCCCGCTGTAGAAACGCGCTGGCGTAGTCATTTTCGGAATCAAGAAACTTCTTAACCGACACCCTCGCGGAAACGTGCAGCGTCCGGTAGAGTGTATATTTCGGTAAATTCCTGCTGAGAACGAAACGAGGCACAATCTGGCAGAATCGTAGCATTCCCGCCCGAAACATTGCGGAAAGGACCGGCGCCAGTTGTTTACACTCCCAATTGACGTTTCGTTCAAAACACACGCGAGTGATTGACAGCCCGCTGGCAGCACTGTTCGGGCATGCGCCAATCCTTTTGACAGCAGCCGAGCCGGTGAAGCGCGTGTCGAGATTCGGTGCCGTGCGGTTGACTGTGTTCGTGTGCTCAGCCGCTCGCGGCGTTcgatgtgtttgtgtctgcGAACCGTACGGGTCTTTTGCAATTCGCGCTGGCACAGTTCTTCGGAGCGACGTTCCGTCAGTGTGTGGTACGTTTTGTGTGCTGGCGGCGTGTTTCGACAGTCCGGTTCAATTCTGCATCGGTCCAACCGAAGGAAGTGCTGCTTCGAGTCCCCCTGTCCCGTTTTTTAGTTCGCTTGTGAGAAGGTGTTCGTCCGCCGTGTTCCAGCTTCCAGAGCAGTTGAGTCACAGTagctgcagcagcaatcgTTCAGAGGTGTGttacatttttctttccttaAGTTAAACCTTCTTCCCTAAGCGCTCCGCGTGTGCTTATGTTTtcgcgtgtgtgagtgtcggCATGACCGGCCAATTCCGGTTCCTCCTGGGGACCCAGAATGCGGCGAAGTGCCATCGCCACCGTTCCATGTGCTTCGCACCAGAGACATTTTGCTTTGCGCTGACATGCTGTTCTACAGCGTAAAAGATTGATGTGAGCGAACGTGAAGGATTCCGTTGCAGTAGCAGGCTACTCGATTGAAGGTCCTTTTGCATGTttcacaaaaaatgctttccgcGAAATGCAGCGAATAGTGTCCAGCTTTTCTTCCCTCCATGCAGCGGGAGAGTATCGAACACGTTCGATCAGACAGAGAGCGCATTTCCTAACCTCATTTTCGGGCGGAGGATgagcgttccgtttttttctttcctttgtCGTTCTTCTACACTGCCCTTTTGTGCGACTCCAATTCGCGATTCTCCATACAATGGCGAGGCGTAGTGACCGTTCGTTGAGAAGAAGGAGATAGAGAAAGGCGGCGCTATATATGCTCGACGCAAGCGAGAGCGAGCCATCCGAACACTCGCATgcatgctgatgatgatgatggtgtgtaACGCGCGGCAAcgcgcctgctgctgctgctgctctgttgctggtggctggcAGACGAAAAATGTAATGCGTCATAAATGAGAATGTTGAACACGTTCTTTTTCGCAGCAAGCGATGGTGTGTGCCGCCGGTCCATAGCGTTTAGTGAGCGCGTGGTCTGCTTGGTTTGCTATTTGCTATCTGTACGTCCGCCGGTAGTAGTTGGTGGGTTCGACGAGGAACACCGGAAGCGATCCGTATCCGTATTTGGCGATTGATATTGCTTTGCGCTCGTTGTTGCACCCTTTTGGTAAAGCACCTCTTCTCGTTTCGATCCCATTGTAGATTGCCAAACACTCACAAAAGCATCGGTGAAGCCGTTTTAGGAACGAAGAGACAACATGACGACCGGAGCTAAAACTAGCGAATCGGAGTGTGAGGTGCCCGATTTTGTTGACTCGCCTGGGTACCTCGATGCGACCTCCCGGCGCTACATGATGAAACAATTCATTAGCGCGCTGCCGGAGGAGGCGCAGAAGCGTGTAAACGCCCTGAAGCACCTGCAGATGGAGTATACAAAGCTGGAGGCAAAGTTCTTCGAAGAGGTCTACCAGGTAGAGTGCAAGTACCAGCAACTCTACcagccgatcgtcgatcggcgGAAGGAGATCGTTGCTGGAAGCGCCGCACCGACCGAGCAGGAGGCCGTGTGGGTCGATCCGCCTCGGAAGGAAGAGGATGgcgccgaggacgaggaggagtTGGAGGACGAAGAGATCAACGAGAAGCTGCGCAAGATGGCGCTCAACTATCACAAGGATCTGCCGGAGAACGGGCAGGGCATCCCGAACTTTTGGCTGATGGTGTTCAAGAACACGGAGGCCATGGCCGAACTGATCCATCCGCACGACGAACCGATCCTGGAGCATCTGCGTAATCTGAACATCGTGTACGAGAACGACCCGATGGCGTACATCATCGAATTCCACTTCCACCCGAACCAGTACTTCAAGGACACGGTGCTGACGAAGAAGTACTTCCTGCGCTGCAACGTCGACACGGAGGAACCGTTCAGCTTCGAGGGACCGGAAATTCACAAGTGCACCGGTTGCCCGATCAACTGGTACCCGGGCAAAAACGTGACGGTGAAGACGATCAAGAAGCAACAGAAGCACAAGCAGCGCGGAGCCATCCGCACCATCACGAAAACGCAGCCCACGGAGTCGTTCTTCAACTTCTTCTCGCCACCGCGCG
It includes:
- the LOC128275553 gene encoding nucleosome assembly protein 1-like 1, which gives rise to MTTGAKTSESECEVPDFVDSPGYLDATSRRYMMKQFISALPEEAQKRVNALKHLQMEYTKLEAKFFEEVYQVECKYQQLYQPIVDRRKEIVAGSAAPTEQEAVWVDPPRKEEDGAEDEEELEDEEINEKLRKMALNYHKDLPENGQGIPNFWLMVFKNTEAMAELIHPHDEPILEHLRNLNIVYENDPMAYIIEFHFHPNQYFKDTVLTKKYFLRCNVDTEEPFSFEGPEIHKCTGCPINWYPGKNVTVKTIKKQQKHKQRGAIRTITKTQPTESFFNFFSPPRVQEDDKVDPETQFLIGRDFEVGHFLRARIIPKAVLYYTGEVLDDDDEDDDEEEEEEELDEEGDEEGEEEEEEEGDDGNDGGAAESNNAVAPANRPKQTKRRGGGGGGGKKKDAQNPAECQQQ
- the LOC128269745 gene encoding uncharacterized protein LOC128269745 produces the protein MLRFCQIVPRFVLSRNLPKYTLYRTLHVSARVSVKKFLDSENDYASAFLQRAVLHQRGERQCEICDESAVDMAGFVQNSMLDNPGPEHFLKLLGCFVTLVNRDYAPVDDERFADFVKAFVNGVPDFTDDQLAQAVELLSRLEDIKSIYDTNYLNLWTSLDSQCFARIAEWDTDKLLQFADLWYPLRLTKQGKYVNKALWKISNRLRKLPPETLVKTVFYINLTRVPMENMMDIEINFGQNFDAFSIDDVAVLCMGFFKTETPIRGPELLEKIYDLTIRNVARVEDIPLTAILKLLRYSSRIPNVASMEALLTALVPQIPRLSTLACLHVALLGTDIHVCHNASLQMVVDKFNDNLPSLRLKDMERIAFVLAHNNTAFATKEDTLLCRGILEQLPDRIAEVVTYPRCYIALLHFLTLRNVYNMDYISAAFEKQFLRLAYNKNIPGAGREAVSLDAFVAISLRAQYGGNRFPAGAFKIVCKLTQDYLPNPKYRLTKSDRMLLDIQRTFCELRPHCRIMHLLPHFQRPDILFCWDSQARRVLDLGDIEISHEIMTREMVLKDRHGDSNIRLVAIVVGSWNCYVRDVKRRTGGYAMKLKQLRTLGYEVIEIPWYEWPVYSRDDMLKYLKAKLSSFY